A single Schistocerca piceifrons isolate TAMUIC-IGC-003096 chromosome 6, iqSchPice1.1, whole genome shotgun sequence DNA region contains:
- the LOC124803272 gene encoding LOW QUALITY PROTEIN: uncharacterized protein DDB_G0271670-like (The sequence of the model RefSeq protein was modified relative to this genomic sequence to represent the inferred CDS: substituted 1 base at 1 genomic stop codon) translates to SSSSSSSSSTSRNSAASSSSPASSSRRSDPTSSSSSGSSGHSSPASRSSHQLWSSQQQRSSHQQESGHPASSRNPASSSSSSGRSGRSGPASSSGLASNSGPTIQKAAVVHPSSQQQWSSQQQWASEHNGPASGSSSSSNGSSGHSSPASSSGPASSSGPASSSGRANQPAAAVQPAAAVQPLAVGQKADASQRSSQQQWSSHQERSGHPASSSGPASSSDPVSSSTSSSVVVVAVVQPAAMVQAAGSILPAAAAATTVATIAAVLPAPACWPSSQQQRSSQQQRYSQQEQQQQREQRSQPHQEWPASSSDKASSSSSNNSSSGRSGPASRNGPASSNGPASGSGPAIQPAEAVQPATEIHPTAAAAAAVAAVAVVQPAAVDHQQQWCGHPASISGAASSSDLANSSSSGCSGRSSPVSSSGPASISDPASISSSSSNSSHSGPASSSDPDCSSSRNGSCGHRGPASISAPATNSGPASSSGPASSTSCNCSNNVICSHSSSPNSSGPASSNSPASINDPASSSNGISGSSGSSSRSSPAGNCGPTSRISPAIQPATAVLPAATIQPAAAAAAAAAAAAVAVVTAVQPAAMVQPTAHRSSQQQRPSQQXQQQQQ, encoded by the exons agcagcagcagcagcagcagcagtagcaccaGTCGCAACagtgcagccagcagcagcagtccagccagcagcagt agaaGGAGTGatcccaccagcagcagcagcagcggtagtAGTGGTCACagtagtccagccagc CGGTCGAGCCACCAGctgtggtccagccagcagcagcggtccagccaccAACAGGAATCTGGCCATCCAGCGAGCAGTAGaaatccagccagcagcagcagcagcagcggtagaAGTGGtcgcagtggtccagccagcagcagcggtctagCCAGCAACAGCGGTCCGACGATCCAGAAAGCAGCAGTGGTCCAcccatccagccagcagcagtggtccagccagcagcagtgggcCAGCgagca CAATGGTCCAgcaagcggcagcagcagcagtagcaatgGTAGCAGTGGtcacagcagtccagccagcagcagtggtcctgcaagcagcagtggtccagctAGCAGCAGCGGTCGGGCCAACCAGCCAGCAGCAgccgtccagccagcagcagcggtccagccactAGCAGTGGGCCAGAAAGCAGatgcg TCGCagaggtccagccagcagcagtggtccagccatcAGGAGCGATCTGgccatccagccagcagcagcggacCAGCCAGCAGTAGCGATCCggtcagcagcagcaccagcagctcAGTGGTTGTGGTCGCAGTGGTTCAGCCAGCAGCAATGGTCCAAGCAGCAGGATCAATCTtgccagctgcagcagcagcaacaacagtagCTACGATTGCGGCGGTCTTACCAGCACCAGCGTGCTGgccatccagccagcagcagcggtccagccagcagcagcgataCAGTCAGCAAGAGCAGCAGCAACAACGGGAGCAGCGATCACAGCC CCATCAGGAGTGGCCCGCCAGCAGCAGCGATAAAgctagcagcagcagtagcaacaatAGTAGTAGTGGTCGCAGCGGTCCAGCAAGCAGGaatggtccagccagcagcaacgGTCCAGCCAGTGGCAGCGGTCCGGCCATCCAGCCAGCAGAAGCAGTCCAGCCAGCAACAGAGATCCATccaacagcagcagctgcagcagcagtagcagcagtcgctgtggtccagccagcagcagtggacCA ccagcagcagtggtgcgGTCATCCAGCTAGCATTAGCGGTGCAGCCAGCAGCAGCGATCtagccaacagcagcagcagcggttgcAGCGGtcgcagcagtccagtgagcagcagtggtccagccagcatcAGCGATCCAGCCagcattagcagcagcagcagtaacagcagtcacagcggtccagccagcagcagcgatccagACTGCAGCAGCAGTAGAAACGGTAGCTGCGGTCACAGAGGTCCAGCCAGCATCAGTGCTCCAGCCACCAACAGCggaccagccagcagcagcggtccagctagCAGCA CCAGCTGCAACTGCAGCAACAACGTCATCTGCAGTCACAGCAGTTCACCcaacagcagtggtccagccagcagcaacaGTCCAGCCAGCATCAacgatccagccagcagcagcaatgGCATCAGCGGCAGCAGTGGTAGCAGCAGTCGCAGCAGTCCAGCTGGCAACTGTGGTCCAACCAGCAGGATCAGTCCGGCCATCCAGCCAGCAACAGCGGTCCTGCCAGCAGCAACGATCCagccagcagctgcagcagcagcagcagcagcagcagcagcggtagcaGTGGTCACAGCAGTTCAGCCAGCAGCAATGGTCCAGCCAACAGCA catcgttccagccagcagcagcgacccagccagcagtagcagcagcagcagcag